In Serratia sp. FDAARGOS_506, a genomic segment contains:
- a CDS encoding AEC family transporter, which yields MPGFILSLWHQIVLSLPLFILIALGYGLIRWGEWPSSITDGLTRFVFSLALPAMLFRMMCDFSQRPAVDARLLIAFFGSCLIVFVLGRLVARHLFRLDGVSGSVFALGGIFSNNVMLGLPIAGVMLGEAAIPSVALVLVFNGLILWTLVTVSIEWARNGSPTLSGFVKTARSVLTNPLIVGILSGTLFSLTGLPLPAFVDRPVSMLGQVAAPLSLVVLGMGLAEYRISEGWRLSSVICVLKLLVQPLVIWLLAWIMDLPPMETRVVVLLGSMAVGVNVYLMSRQFNTLTGPAATSLVMSTVLAAITTPLILTVMGVRV from the coding sequence CTTTATCCTGTCACTGTGGCACCAGATCGTGCTGTCTTTACCGCTGTTCATCCTGATTGCGTTGGGTTATGGGCTGATTCGCTGGGGGGAATGGCCTTCCAGCATCACCGATGGCCTGACGCGCTTCGTGTTTTCCCTCGCCTTGCCCGCCATGCTGTTTCGCATGATGTGCGACTTCTCGCAGCGCCCGGCGGTCGACGCCCGGTTGCTGATCGCGTTCTTCGGCAGCTGCCTGATCGTGTTCGTGCTCGGCCGCCTTGTCGCCCGGCACCTCTTCCGATTGGATGGCGTTTCCGGTTCAGTGTTTGCGCTGGGCGGTATTTTCTCCAATAACGTGATGCTCGGTTTGCCGATCGCCGGTGTGATGTTGGGGGAGGCGGCGATCCCGTCGGTGGCGCTGGTGCTGGTGTTCAACGGCCTGATCCTGTGGACGCTGGTGACGGTATCGATCGAATGGGCGCGCAACGGCTCGCCGACGCTGAGCGGTTTCGTTAAAACCGCGCGCAGCGTGCTGACCAACCCGCTGATCGTCGGCATTCTGTCCGGCACCCTGTTCAGCCTGACCGGCCTGCCGCTGCCGGCCTTCGTCGATCGGCCGGTCAGCATGCTCGGCCAGGTGGCAGCGCCGCTGTCGCTGGTGGTGCTGGGCATGGGGCTCGCCGAGTACCGAATCAGTGAAGGCTGGCGGCTGAGCAGTGTCATCTGCGTGCTGAAATTGCTGGTACAGCCGTTAGTGATTTGGCTGCTGGCCTGGATAATGGACCTACCGCCGATGGAGACCCGGGTCGTGGTGCTGCTGGGGTCGATGGCGGTGGGGGTGAACGTTTACCTGATGTCGCGTCAGTTCAATACGCTCACCGGCCCGGCCGCCACCAGCCTGGTGATGTCCACCGTGCTGGCGGCGATCACCACACCGCTGATCCTCACCGTTATGGGCGTGCGGGTGTAG